Within the Epinephelus lanceolatus isolate andai-2023 chromosome 22, ASM4190304v1, whole genome shotgun sequence genome, the region ccggtgtattataggggtgtcctccggcagactaggcctaagtcagcctaactaggggctggtacagggcaagcctgagccagccctaactataagctttatcaaagaggaaagtcttaagtctagtcttaaatgtggagacggtgtctgcctcccggaccgtaacaggaagatgattccacaggagaggagcctgatagctgaaggctctggctcctgatctgcttttggagactttagggaccacgagtaaccctgcgttctcagagcgcagtgttctggtgggataatatggcactatgagctctctaagatatgatggagcttgaccatttagagctttataagttaacagtaggattttaaattcaattctggattttacagggagccagtgcagagaagctaaaacaggagaaatatgatctcgtttcttagttcctgttagtacacgtgctgctgcattctgaattagctggagagtttttaaggacttactagagctacctgataatagagagttacagtaatccagcctagaggtaataaaagcgtggaccaatttttctgcatcttttcgggtcaggataggcctaattttcgcaatattacgcagatgaaaaaatgcagtccgtgaggtttgttttaaatgagaattaaaagacaaatcttgatcaaagaTTATACCACTCTGTTGTTTGCTCATGTGTTTCAGATGTGGAGGCTTCCAGTTGTCAACGTGTCATCCATAAGAAAGTTGGAGACACCGTGGAGTTGTCATCCTGCTTACCAACTGAAGAGGTCATAATGGCACTCTGGAGATATGGATCGTCAATAATTGCAGAAAAAGATAAGAAACTTTCTGAAAACCATCAGTTCAAAGGCAGATTAGACTTTAACCCCACAACCTTCAGTTTAACAGTGAGAGAACTGACTCTCCAAGATTCTGGTGATTATCATTTTGCCTCTGCGGTGACTGGCAAACAGAGGGGAACAGTCATCATCACCCTGCAAGTTCACGGTAGGATTTCTCTGGTTTTGTCAAACTTTATGTTGTCAAGTAAATGTTTCAAAGTGCTATTGCTGCAATATAGCGTACTTGGAAGAAACCAATCTCCCCCATCGACATGTGCAAGGTTAATTTAAGTCCGAATTTTAAGTCAGAAACTTGACCCACGCAGAGTGACATTTTCATCATTTATATTACTTTATGTCGTGTTTGTGTTGTTAAACATTCTGTAACAATGTTGTAGCATCCACGCATGCTATTGGCTTTGGTGGTTCTAGGGGCTTACACTTGGCATCATTTACACTATGTTGAGCTGCTGTACGCTATTTTAATGAGCAACTTTGAGAAACACTAATTATATGTGCTGTTTCTTTTCTGTAATGGTGCCATGGTTACTGATGTTGCTGTAGATGCTGTAGATGAAGCTCAGAGACCTTACATAAATTTGCGGCAGGTGTCCATGTTTTCCCGAGCATACACACTGGGATGCATTTAGATTCGAAGTTGGGAATGCTGAGTCCGAGCTATCGCCTTTTTACTTTCAATGGATTGCAGCATATTTgctaatttaaaagcattaagGGGAATTTAGTAATTTATTCTCAAAGCAACTCAGCCCAAACTGAAATGCCATTGTCCAGTTGTTTCAAAGAGGCACACAAGATATTTACTCTAACATGCTAAATTCAGAGAGGAAATTCCCCTCCAGAAGACATCTTCAGGATGTTTTTGTTACGCCCCCACTATTACTGTCTTTACTCTCTGTCCGCTGTCTCATTAGAGCCCATTACTAAAGAGCCCAACGTCTTTTTCAATTCCACCTGGCACCCCTCAAATGAATCCTGTACGGCTTTGCTGAAGTGCAGTGCACCCCCTGAAAGCAATGTCACCTACAACTGGACGGTGGGGAACCAAACTATAACTGGCTCCAGCCTGGAATACAGCATGCGACCTCAGGACGGAGAAACCAAATTCACCTGCACTATTTCCAACATTGTCAGTGAGATGTCAGCATCCAGAACCGAGAGTTGCAGCAACAATACAGCTGACCCATCTAAACCAGGTATATGCAGTGAGGTGAATATAGTTATTAGTGTTATTAGTGTCTTGGGAGTCTAATTATGTtacagatacagtacaggccaaaagtttggacacaccttctcattcaatgcgttttctttattttcatggctatttacattgtagattctcactgaaggcatcaaaactatgaatgaacacatgtggagttatgtacttaacaaaaaaaggtgaaataactgaaaacatgttttatattctagtttcttcaaaatagccaccctttgctctgattactgctttgcacactcttggcattctctccatgagcttcaagaggtagtcacctgaaatggtttccacttcacaggtgtgccttatcagggttaattagtggaatttcttgctttatcaatggggttgggaccatcagttgtgttgtgcagaagtcaggttaatacacagccgacagccctattggacaactgttaaaattcatattatggcaagaaccaatcagccaactaaagaaaaacgagtggccatcattactttaagaaatgaaggtcagtcagtccggaaaattgcaaaaactttaaatgtgtccccaggtggagtcgcaaaaaccatcaagcgctacaacgaaactggcacacatgaggaccgacccaggaaaggaagaccaagagtcacctctgcttctgaggataagttcatccgagtcaccagcctcagaaatcgcaagttaacagcagctcagatcagagaccagatgaatgccacacagagttctagcagcagacccatctctagaacaactgttaagaggagactgcgcgaatcaggccttcatggtcaaatagctgctaggaaaccactgctaaggagaggcaacaagcagaagagatttgtttgggccaagaaacacaaggaatggacattagaccagtggaaatctgtgctttggtctgatgagtccaaatttgagatctttggttccaaccgccgtgtctttgtgagatgcagaaaaggtgaacggatggattccacatgcctggttcccactgtgaagcatggaggaggaggtgtgatggtgtgttttgctggtgacactgttggggatttattcaaaattgaaggcacactgaaccagcatggctaccacagcatcctgcagcgacatgccatcccatccggtttgcgtttagttggatgatcatttatttttcaacaggacaatgaccccaaacacacctccaggctgtgtaagggctatttgaccaagaaggagagtgatggagtgctgcggcagatgacctggcctccacagtcaccggacctgaacccaatcgagatggtttggggtgagctggaccgcagagtgaaggcaaaggggccaacaagtgctaacacctctgggaactcctttaagactgttggaaaaccatttcaggtgactacctcttgaagctcatggagagaatgccaagagtgtgcaaagcagtaatcagagcaaagggtggctattttgaagaaactagaatataaaacatgttttcagttatttcacctttttttgttaagtacataactccacatgtgttcattcatagttttgatgccttcagtgagaatctacaatgtaaatagtcatgaaaataaagaaaacgcattgaatgagaaggtgtgtccaaacttttggcctatACTGTATCCATAAATGTAATGTGGCCAGTGACAATTTCTGCAATTACTATCTGACAATTACTATATAACTGCTATTGCTGTCTGAACAGTGAGAAGGACAATGTTTGAATGGTTGAAACATTAAACTAGCTatgatatataatatataatttacTTTTGTATCTGTATCTTTTAAAGTATTTACAATGCATTACAGTGTGACTGCTTTTAAAAGTTTGTTTATATACTTAATTATTATTGCAGTGGCCGGCCCCTCATCTCATCTGCCGTTGATTATTGGGCGTGTTATTGGAATTTTACTGATTATTTCACTGCTGCTCTTGCTGGTTTTCTACACAAAGTCAAAGGGTAAGACCTCCTCTTGCTGATATTAGATGGGTAACACTGATTGCAACCTAGTCGACagcaaaaatgttggcattgtacgtttctgcaaaccacagatacgttacatttgtatgttattatgtagcggcTATGTTGAAACGTTATGTTTCAACAGCActttggttaatgtgtggtttaggcaaataaacagaaacaaaacactaATCGTAGTTTGgaaaggatcatgttttggcttaaaatatctggttttgggggcacaatcccagctgaaaatgcagcagtgtcttagtaaaaaaacaaccacttttcatcgTTCTATCCTGgcagaaaacacagtgatggctTGATTAAGAACAACCACTTATAGTCCCGCTATCCCAACTGAGAACGCATCAGTGGCTTGGTAAGAAACAACTGTTGATAGTTCCATTATCCCagaagaaaacacagcaatggctTGGTTAAAAACATCCGCTCTTACTTCCACTATCCCGgcagaaaacacaatgattgctCCCGGCAGAAAATGCAGCGATGGCtgggaaaaacaaccacttttcattgCTCTTTCCcagcagcaaacacaacaatggctcagtaaaaaaaatagctttttcCCCACTTTCCCGGCAAAAAATACAGCAACATCTTTTCATTGCTATATCCTGGCAGAAAATGCTAtaatgtctcattaaaaaacaattgttCATAGTTCCACTACCCCAGCAAAATACACAGTGATGGCTTGGTTAAAAAGACCCGCTCTTACTTGCACTATCCCGGCAGAAAACACGACTATTGCTAGGtataaaacatttgcttttcATTGCTCTATCCCAGCAGAAAACGCAACGATGGctgtgtaaaaaacaaccacttttcattgCTCTATCCCAGCAGAAAACGtaacaatgtcttggtaaaaaactaCCATTTGTAGTTACACTATCCCAGCAGAAAACCCAACAATGACTGggttaaaaacaaatgcttttcattgcactatcctggcaggaaatgcaaagaaaacacagagatggcttggtaaaaacaaccactttttgggACACTATCcctgatggaaaaacactggttgattaaaaaaaaaaaaccacatttAGTGCCTAGAAAGCTACTTGTAAAACAGTGATGTCTCGCTAAAACCCAACAGGTGTTGTTTGTGGGTCTCAAACAGTGGGCTGTGGAATAGGTGACACGTTATCCACCAGCCCCTTCTCCTCCCCTTTAGAAACTTTGATGAGatacataaaaatgcaaattgaacatttttgtggttttgcaAAAATGCACAGTGCCATCATTtcttctgacagctgtcctgCTGATTATCCAAATGTTTACTGAATGTTTCTGAAGTCAAATTatatgcaaacaaaaaaaacttgtaaCATTTTTGTCCTCCACAGATCTTTGGTGTAACAGGTCAGGTCACTCTTCTCTGATTTACAACTTAACAAAAGCAATATACTATACATGCTCTACTGTCGTTTTTACTTTTGctagttttttaaaatgactcCTAATATGCATTTTTAACTACGCGTTACAGGCTCACCCAGTCTCAAGCAGTCAGCCAAGATGAAACTCAGCAGCAGGTGTACTCCTCTCTTCTCCATTGTCAGTATTCCATCCACCTCTGTTCACTTTAAATACtattttaaaccttttaacactgttttttaaagttaaCTATTTTCTTATCGTACACCCATAGACATCTATTAATATGATCTTACCTTGATTATCTCTGACCTGTAGCTGATGGTTCTGTCTACGAAACGATGAGAGGCTCTAAAGATGCTGAAACAGGtacagtacacagtaaactTTGATTAACGTGAAGCTTTTGACAACTCAGTGGTTAAAATTTAGAGATCCTGGCAAAATATGACACTTAAAATGAATGCAAAATATGAATTTAGATAACAGCGTACTCCCATAATATATTCATATACAATCTTCTAGAAATTGGGTGCAAAATGTTGTTAACTAAAAGATATGTGTGCACAGCATTCCTCCAAACTGTGACAtctgaacatactgtatatgctgTGGTGTTAACACTGTCTAAATGTGGCTAAGTATGGTCAACACTTTTCAGTAAAAGGGAACTGTAAAATTAACTTACATTTCTGGCTGCTCATATTTAAAGGTGCGAAATACATATGAGATCATATCTGTCATAGTtgttttggggcatttttgcctttcaCGGATAGGACAGTgtagtgtgaaatggggagagatgTATATATATGAAACATGTCAGCTAAGGGCTGATTTGTTCCCTTGCACCAAGtctctttcttttatttcaatGGTCTGTAATCAGCTCTGCATCTCACGCACAGCAGGTTTCGGCCCTCCCCCCTGCGTGCAGTCAGACATTCTCTATAGCTCTATATCAGAACAAACTGAGGACATCTGTTAGATTTAGATTAGATTTTgaagtgtaatttaaaaaaacaaacaaacttgatAGCATTTTGTGGGTTAATGTTGCTTAAAATGGTATCACAGATATGATGTTTAATGTAACCTTGTATTAATTATCTCTGACCTGTAGGTGATGATTGTGCCTATGAAAACACGAGAGGCTCTGCAGAAGCTGGGAAAGGTACAGTATAACTTATACCACTATTCCCCCCATTTCTCTAATTCATTCCTTCAGTCGTTTCCTCTAATTTGGTTCCAGATTCATAAAGAGCGGTGCATCATCAGCAAAACGAGAGAAGCACAGATGAAAACGGAAATTCATGTTAAAGCAGTTTTGACATAAAGTAAAATGTATGTGCATTCCTCTGTCCTCAACTcaactgtatatacatatatagttGTTGTAGTATATAATGGgttgctttcattttttttttaccttttaaagCTCTTTTACCATGTTGTAAGCTGAATGCTGTcaggtttgggtttttttttcacatttgtaaAATGTTCTCATGCAGGTTTACATGTTTAGCCACTTGGTGGCGTAATGTGCTTGTCCTTTCAGTTACTTGCTGCTCAGTGGTTCTTGTGATCAATTATCATTGCAGATGCATCAGTGAGTACATGCATGATGGATATCTTGAAGCATGCGCACATTTATTGTGTTTGATTGTGTAATATAATtgaataagcatgttttgtagATTATTTTCAACAatttaaaatgttacatttaaaatgttttttttttctccatttgaGCAAATTCCCTTTTGGGTTTTCAAATACTATAGATGTAGGTTGTATATGtgagttttttttctaattttattttatttttttggtcagTAGCTGTGATTATTGTAATTAAAttaagatactttttttttatgtcagcaAACGAGTTTTATGTCAAAATGAATGAGTagccataaataaaaaaatatacactTTTGAACTCATGGTTCATGTTTCAGAGTTTTTCAAAAGGATTTGAGACAACAGGGCGTGCTGTTAAATGTGTCGGCTACGACTTGGTTCTGTTTCTTTGATGACTCAGTGGCCAGTGTTATTTTACTGTCACTGTCTCACTTCTCCTTTCAAAAGAAATGTCAGCAAACATGTTCACGTTAGACTCCAGGATTTTACCTAGTAAAAAGTCTACTGGTACTTTTGAGAGCTCAAAGGGACGACTTAAAAAtgaatgtcatcaaaatatataaGGATGTTTGAAATACAAAATAGTGGTACAAAGAGGAAAATGCTGTATGAAATGTCCCTAAAATGGAAGCTGATACATTTGATCCACATAACGATCATGACTGCTACAAAAGGAAATGACCTAATTTTGCCCATTTGCTAACAAACTTTATCTTTTCAGCAGCTGTGTTCAGTGTTTAATGCTCTGCTCTGTTATACAGACAATGAAGAATATGTGCAGAATTgtgaatacatacatacatggaGTGATACCTTATTCATTCCCATGGGGGAATTCTTGTATCCAGTAGCTCACATAAAGTCACATAAAAAccacaacaataataaataaggTGCCCATAGAAatgaataaagtaaaaaaaggtCTTTAAGTGACTATTTATCAATTAATTGGCTGGAGTGCCACACGTTTCTGCTGAGGGGATATCAAACACTGAACTAACGGGGTAAAAGTTTAGCATGTTCACTTTAAACCAATCAAATAATTTGTCAGTCTACTATTTATTCTGTAGAAATCACCACTCGATAACTTCATATCATATCTTTTTTATCAGCATCCCTTTGGGTAGAAGCAGAAGCAAGTCTGCAGCCACAtaagcagctctgtgaggctgagctaaatgctaacatcagcatgctaacatgctcacaatgacgatgctaacatgctgatgtttagcaggcaATCTTTGCCATTGTAATTTAATGTGCTAGTATGCTAAGGTTCAGCTTCATGGCatgcccccaggaagtgcacgaggctttgaagccaattttcatagagGCCAAACAGTGTACTTACACCATTATGTGATGCCTTATAACCCAAAAACACCTTTTCCTATTGACTTACATGgcaaagagatgtctgtaaatcagcagatacattttttttagtgACAACCCTCGCAACATGAATCGTTTCATTATCGAGATTTGATCCATGTTTCAAACTGATTACAATGGAAAGTCCAAAAGAGACGCACAATTGAATCGTTTTTCGCCACTGCGGAATCAGTGCTGATCATACCAGTAATTTTATAccccactgagcaacttttaataggaatgaatgTGGCCccacctccaatgctgtatccaggtctttttatacatccatgcttCACTGTCAGTATGAAATTTTAGATTGCATGATGAAATGCAGTTAGTGCATACAATTAGTTGTTGTATTTGACCCATTAATTACCAGAGTCAATAGGATTTTTCCTCTCAGTCCAATGAATATTGGTACCAAAATTCAACAAATAGTTgttactattttttaatttgctaAAAACTAACAAACGTCAACCTCATGGTCGCACTAGAGCAAAAATCAGTGGGTTCAGCAAAGTTAACAGGCTCCATCTTCTGGGTCGTTGGAGGCGGGaccccgttcattcctatggAAGTTGCTCATTGGCGCATAAAGGCCAAAAGGTTTGACTTCCCGAATATAAAATTACGTGGATCTTTCACATCACTGAGctaacagaacacacacactggagatgTTAGCTGGCCGAGTGACTGATTCCTGGTTTATCCCTTGGCTAGCTTGAATGGGGATGAAATTAtttaatcatgcagctcttcCAGACATTTGAAAAGTTATCGGACTAAATGGATCAAATTTTGACAGTGAAAGATGTCATTTTGAGGTGGTTGTGACGCTCAACACAATGtctccactgatttacagacatcttttTCACAATGTAAAGCCCTGTTTGCACAGGACTAGTATGACCTCGGGGCCACATTTGATGTAGAAATAAGCTCCCATGCAGGGACATTAATATAGACAgattgcactggggcccctggggtggaggggcctgtAGAAAAAGAGGGCCCTTGCAAgcgattcagattgccaccttggaaatatgcctgtgtgcaaagataaataataaaaaaatcttacGTTAAAATCTGTGCCATTTTCTCATTTAAGTTaacttttcttttgtctttttctttttctaaacagTCCGTAGATTTCTAAAACACAATTATACGCTTTTTCTATAGAAGCTACAAAATCTATTAATATACTTtaaaaactattaaattaaataattgctttctttgatattttttcagatatgcaatgatgattgttgGGTAATATGTACGTCAAATGTCATGTCTCTATAGCGTGCATACTGCTCCCATGTCTGTGTTCCGTGCAGCACATTCGCATGGGGTAAgtgctgtctgtttttttactcagaTTTACTGACATTTTCTCCGAAATATGATGCGGACAGTCA harbors:
- the LOC117245681 gene encoding SLAM family member 9-like isoform X2, producing the protein MAGVCLRYAICLLTYCALQLFWLFLHDVEASSCQRVIHKKVGDTVELSSCLPTEEVIMALWRYGSSIIAEKDKKLSENHQFKGRLDFNPTTFSLTVRELTLQDSGDYHFASAVTGKQRGTVIITLQVHEPITKEPNVFFNSTWHPSNESCTALLKCSAPPESNVTYNWTVGNQTITGSSLEYSMRPQDGETKFTCTISNIVSEMSASRTESCSNNTADPSKPVAGPSSHLPLIIGRVIGILLIISLLLLLVFYTKSKDLWCNRLTQSQAVSQDETQQQVYSSLLHSDGSVYETMRGSKDAETGDDCAYENTRGSAEAGKDS
- the LOC117245681 gene encoding SLAM family member 9-like isoform X1 is translated as MAGVCLRYAICLLTYCALQLFWLFLHDVEASSCQRVIHKKVGDTVELSSCLPTEEVIMALWRYGSSIIAEKDKKLSENHQFKGRLDFNPTTFSLTVRELTLQDSGDYHFASAVTGKQRGTVIITLQVHEPITKEPNVFFNSTWHPSNESCTALLKCSAPPESNVTYNWTVGNQTITGSSLEYSMRPQDGETKFTCTISNIVSEMSASRTESCSNNTADPSKPVAGPSSHLPLIIGRVIGILLIISLLLLLVFYTKSKDLWCNRLTQSQAVSQDETQQQVYSSLLHSDGSVYETMRGSKDAETGDDCAYENTRGSAEAGKGTV